The Syngnathus acus chromosome 2, fSynAcu1.2, whole genome shotgun sequence genomic interval ATATCAGTGTGCCCCACTGTCATTTAACTCTACTTGCATAGCTTGCAGGTATCGCCATCTCTGTGCAAGTCAAACATTGACTTGACTTCTCTTTCACTCAAAAGTGTAACGAAACAAATGAACATCCACccaatgtttttgttcctaGATACAATGTAGGATGCACAAAAAGAATTGGTCTCTTCCCAAACCGCAAATCCACCCTAGAGGAcatgaagaaacaaaaaggacacaatgaaaatcacaaaaacTCCAGTTTGGAGTTTAAAGACAAGGTGGGATCAAGTCAGCTTcacttgtttttccattttggacATATCCATGTCGCTATTTATCAATTGGTGGGTTTTTAACGCTTTCAGACATCTTCATGCGGGCGGACATCTTCTAGTCACGTGACTCAACCTGCACAGGGAGAAGCCAGCCAATGTTCGGACTTGTCCGGCTATAAACAAGACCAATGGGGGCCTTCGGCGCAAGGCATCGACGTGCCGAGGGACCCCAGCCAGTGGAACGTGGACGACGTTTATGTTTTTATCTGCTCTCTGCCGGGTGGGGCCTATTTTCATCGATTTATTTTCCTCACATTTGTATTGTCCATCAGGTGGCATGCAGAGCTGCTGTGCTCATATCCTTACAGTCCACCATTTGCATCAACAGGTTGTCTGGAGATCGCGGAGGGCTTTCGTTCGCAAGAGATCGACGGTCAGGCTCTCCTGCTGCTGAAGGAGGACCATCTGGTGGGGGCCATGAACATCAAACTAGGCCCCGCGCTTAAGATTGCCGCCCATATTGGCATGCTCAAAGACTTGTAGCTCCGTTGATCATGCCCATATTTTACGCTCTACCCTTGATACAGGTAATCTGAGTTGGAAATGTTACACGGCACATAAAATGTATATGTGGTTACTTTCAAAAGAAATCCTCTTTGTCTCCCAGCAATTCAAAGGTCAGTTTGTGACTTTTCAGTTTTGCTTTGAAACCAGTAGTGTTGGCATGCAAAAGGGTGTAGGAGCCATTCAACAAAAGGCAGTTTGTTTCAGAGCTTCCTGTGTGGTTTGTAGACTGACAAACCCACAACTACATTACGTCTTTTACACACCACAGGCGTTATTAGCAAAGTGATGACATTCTtgtaaataactttttttttgggagggggggtacATTTCCAAAAATATCTGAGGTTCAAAAGTTGTTAGGGCTTTGGCTCTAGTTTGATAGACTTAAATACACTATTTGTACAGCAATATCAGAttgaaaatgttcacatttcaaatttgattaaaacaaaagtcatagttgaattttttgaatttgaaatttcTGTGATGTTGAAATCCACATTTGGATTTGATTCAGCGCATACGATGAGCAGCCCCATACAGTTGCTAACAATCCTGCCAGTTAAATTCACACTACATTGATCCCCCAAAAGTTAAAATTCATTTGTTACTTTGATTTTTGCATTTAATctattacaaataaaaaaataatagtcaTTTTCACATACTTTCTATATATGAATGGATATGTTGTGCTTTAtagacaaaatgaaacaaccAAAGCCAACCATTTGTTAATTTAATTGAATGATTCCTTATAAAACGTCAACACACAGCAAAGAAAGAACTTAGGGCAAAGTGTCAGCAGGTGCACAGCAACTCTGAGGATGTGTTCACATGGGACCATTGACAAACATTAACCTACATGTATGACATCACCTGCACTGTGCAGTCACCTCGGTAAAAAGAATGCTCGTCAGCTTCATTTCTGTTGTCATGTCAACAAACAAGTAGACTATCAGACCAAGACCCTATTGGTTGAAACAGTTTAAAGCACTTCATTTGAACTTTACAGCAATAGAGTACTTGTTTTGTATGGATGGttgatgtatttattaatGAAGCTTTGATGAGTTGCATCATCTTGACTGCACAGATTTATTGGAATGCTGCTACACCGTTCAGTAACTTTGCTTTGACTTAATGTTAAGTCTGCATACTGACGCTTCGATGACATCATGcggttttaaaatgttgttcaggggttttttttttttttaagctgcaGAAACAGACATGGTTTGGGACGATTGATTGGAGCCAGATTGGGCTCACTGCTTTGCCTGTCTCTTGGAATGCAATGGGCACTTTCCTTCATTTACAATTTGCATGCTTCAAGTACCAACCATGATTTTCAGAACACCAAACGCAAAATCAGAAACCAGTGACTCGCCTTTGGAGCACACAATGGATTAACCAAACTAAATACTCTTTATAAacttatttgacttttttggcTCTTCAATAATCTTTAACAAATGCCAAGAAAAATATGACTCGGCTGCCAAGTTCGTCTTTCATTTTGACACCGCAAATGCTAACTCATCAGAATGGTGAATTTGTGCTGTGGTGGTATGAACTTCCAGGGAAGCATTCGCTTTACTGCCAACCATTTTATGTTCCATACTTCATATCAAGTGCATTCAAACTAAACTCAAAATGTTAAAGAGCAGATGCAATGTGTCATACTGGTAATGAAACTGCCACCACATGAGAACTCAACACCAGGAAATCCATCCCAACACGCACGCATGtagtacataaaaaaaaaaaaaaaaaaaatttgcaatCATTTAACGGCCACTTCTCACAGTTGTGTGCTCTTACACCTTGCTCCTAAAGAGGGGCTTGGCACCGGGGCCACAGTACTCATTGTAAATGAGCTTGAAGAGGAAAAGGTGAAAGAGTGTGATGAGCGAGGCCACGCTGAACCAGAAGATGAAGGGCAGGCCTGGGTACCTGTTGGCCATGTGCTCCTCATGGTCCAAGATGGCCTTGAGGTGCAGCGTGTGGCGCAGGTCCTGCAGGTGGCGCAGGTCGGTGGAGATGTAAAGCAGCGGGGTGATGGGCTGGGTCACCATGACGGGGAAGGTGTGGCCTTTGACCTCCGACGTCAGTTCAACGGGCTCGTTGAGGCAGCCGGCTTCACACGCGTACAGCTTGACGGGCTTGTCCTGCGGCTTGACGGACACGTGGAGGAAAGGCTTGCCCTCGGCGTCTAGCAGTACCGCCAGGTTGATAACATCCTTATTGTAGTGGATGCCTCTCAGGGCGTAGCTGTTGTGCAGCACGTCCGGGTCGGCCTGGAACTGGAGGTGGTTCTCGGTGAACTGGAGTCCGCCGAAGCTGAGCGCCATGCCCTGCATGGCGCCGTGGGCGCCTGCCGCCACCAGCGCCTTGCAGCCTCTCTTCTGGAGGGTCAGGGTCCAAAGTGTGACCAGCTGCAGGATCTGCGCCGTGCTGCTCAACCTCTCGGGCCACAGGTTCTCGGCGTGCATGGTGGCGTGGCCGCTGAAACAGTGGTCGGCGTAGTTGAGGCTGGATTCCAGGCGGGCGCGCGCCTCGTTGCTCAGCTTGCGCTCCAACAAGGGAGCCGTCGAGGAGGATAGGATGTAGTAGAGGGTGGTGTTCACCGTGCGGCTCGATGGCGTATGCGAGTCTGTGATCTTTCTCATCTCCACGCCTAGACAAGCACAATATGGGGTTATTCATATGCAACCTTGGTTAAGCGCAACTTCCGGAGTAGACCGCAATGAGGCATGCTCACTTTCTCCACATGAAGGTGTAACCTGTGATTTAAAGTACTGTGGCAGATTCACAACTGAGCAATCTGACTGCCTTGTCTTTTGATACAAAGACTTGTTTGAATTGCACTGACATGTTTGGAGACAAATGTTTAGTTTGATACAAATGTTTACTTTGATGACTCTATTGAGGAtttggagaaagaaaatggcttGCAATGTGtacaaattgttttgaaaaattcatctcctattttgcaaatgtcaaTTCTAATCTGAGTGAAACTGTTAGACTTGCCTTGCAACTGAACTGGGGACCAGTTAGTAGTTAATGTTCACTACTTTGTCTAAATATAGAAGAAAATTGTGATGGACAAATTTGACCGAATAAACAACATGTGCTTCAAAAAGGCTACCTGAAATGAAGAGGTCCATCCAGGCCTGTTGGTGATCGATGACCAAATCGTCCACAGTGGAGCGCAGCAGCTCTCCCAGTTCTATTTTTGCTCCATCCCGAAGGCTCGCGAATGTCTCCTCCAGCTTAGATGGCTCAATGGGCTCCGAAGTCCTCACAACAGATATGATATTTTCTGTGTACTCAGACTTTGCAAAGACTTGGATCCTACTGTTGAGCTTTTTGGTGACGACCACCACCAGCATCATTCGGTTCTTCTCTAAAGGGACTCTGCCTGATGAGAGCACTATCTCTTTGTCATCCACTTTGTCCACACTAGTGGAGAACTTGCCGCCATGATTGACATTGGCATTGTAGGAAATCGCAAAGGTGTTCAACTTGTCGGAGGGGTTGTTAATGTGGATTCTCTGAAGGTAGACGTTGTGTCGACTCCTGTGGGCGATAAACTCCTCCCTGATGGTGACGCAGTCTCGAGATGCCACAGGTGAGGCGCACCGAACAGACAGGACAGATCCTTTTCGGAACCACATCATAGATGCCCGCGCTTCAGTCTGCTTCCCATCGAAATGAACCTTCGCAATAGGGGAAAATTCAGTCTGATGGACCGGAGCCGAACCAGGCCGTGAAGACGACGCCACCCAGAGTTTGTTGGAGTCCGTGTCAATGAGGATATGGCCATTACCTGATATAAAGGGTGTGTCGAGTTGTTCCTGAGGTGTGCTGTACAAACCCTCCCCACGTTCCACAAGGGACTTCCATCTGTGGATTTCCGCCTGAAGACACTGTCCAGCCACCCCGCCCGGCACATCAGAGCCACTAAAGATTCTCCACCTTCGCTCTGCTCCAAGATACCAGTAGAAAATGAGGAAGACGAGCAATCCGATGAGAAGTCTCCTCGCCCAACTGCTTGATAACAAGCTGGGAAGCCCCTTCAATCGTTGCTGGAGCCACATTGTTTGTAAATGTGCTAAAAGTCCGAAGAACTTGAGCGTCACACACGTTGATCCAGTTAAAAAGTCCCAGACATGTTTCCAAGTGGCTTCGCTAGCGACAGCCTACATTAGCCCGGCTACGTACTTTGGAGTTGGAAAGAAAGCTGTGAAGAATTCGTCACTGTTCTTGCTTTCATATTCGTCACAATGGCTTGTCTGACACTCACCAATTATCAAGTCACACGACGTTACGTTTGATTTGACGTGTCAAAATGTAATTCTTGAGAAACTGCCGCCAGCAGCTCTGACACTTCCGGTTTATACAACAGTCGCAAAAACAAGCATGAGTCGTAAAGGAGACAAGAAAGTCGTAATTAGTGTCGTTGAACGAGCACAATAGCGTAAATAGTAAACATCGCCATCTAGTGTGTCGGTGAATGTAGTGATGACTCATATCATGCCAATCTAAGAACAGTTATACATCATCAGTTCGATCAAGAATGTTAATACGCTTCTCTAGCTTGCTTTAAAATTACAtacaaaaaatctcaaaatttAGGGGTGCTTGAGCATCCCCCCAAATGGTGTAAACTGCCACTGTTTAAAACCAACTATGAACAGAGGCGTGACAGTAGCTTAGTCGCCTTGTATATATTGGGATGGAGggttaaatatttgaaacatGCAGAGTAAAAGGCCTACTACACCCATTCCCACTTTTATGCACACTTATAATCATTGAGCGGAAATAGATCCCAGTCAGCACGAAAGCTATATGTGTACAGCTACCGTAACCGCTGaccaaggaggaaaaaaaagatctaaaCTTCCCAATTTAGGGATGAAAATGAGCATAGCAAAAATGGATCAAATGCACGCTGATTGcaagattgtgtgtgtgtgtgtgtgtgtgtgtgtgtgtgtgtgcgtgcgtgtgtttcgAGAGTGAAATTAAGACACTTGTAAATGTTATTATGCATATTAAAATTCcacccacccccccaaaaataaaatcaatattcCAATTTTTAAGAGGcgaataaaacaaattaagcTCATATGGCAAACAGATAAGGCAAACAGAAAgagaattgtaaaaaaaaaatatatatatgaatcatgaaggaattctttttttaaggaaaaaaaatatgactatTTTAAGCCTTCTTTTTTCAGGGGGAGTGGACGTAATCCCAGGGAGCGCTTTAGCGGGGCAGTGGTCCTGCCCACCCACCCTCTCTGCTTGTGCGTGCAGGACTCACGTTGCGTTCAAGGAACAGCTGGGCTGACACGGTGGTGGAATCAAATTACAACTTGTTTAGATAGCATGCCTGTGTAGAATTGCAGTCACCCATTACGTCACGGCAATCCACCGAGCATGAATGGAAGCTCTGGTTTGCTTTATTCCTGTTGTTGgttatcaaatatttgaaaggcggagagagagaggagagagagaggagagagaggagagagagagagagagagagagagagagagagagaggagagagagagagagagagagacttttAACTCTTTATGAATGTcttatagagagagagagagagagagagagagagagaggggggggggattgggGAAGGCTCTCCCTTTACATAGCCGGGTCAGCAGGGAAAGTAATTCCGCGCTCAgtttccacactccatccaAAGCAAGCGTCCAATTTAATCATGAAGCTTTGTCATCTGTTGTTCCTCGTCCTTCTTCTCATCTCACTCGGTCCTCTACGCGATTGTGAGGAGCAGCAAGACCGAGAAGGTAAGACGGAAAGCGGTGCTGTGCAGCTGGCGTGCCCGTGTTAGTTACACTCTTTATAAGTGGCACCACGTCGAATACTGTGCAAACATATCCGCGTgctgcttgtgtttatttggttGTCCGGCGGAGGaagttgatattttatttaatagcCGTGGCCACTTTTTGACAGTAACGGAGGGaattttgtatgtttgtgGGCACCCCCGCTTAAAGGAAAAGCCACTGGGTGCCGCTGACGTGGACAGGGCTGTTCCTGTTTGTTTCCCGTGGGATGGGATGGAACGTAGCGTGGAGCCCAACAACCGGTGGAAGCTAAAGAGTGAATTAAACTATAAATGAGCACGGTGCAGAGTGAATTAAACTATAAATGAGCACGGTGCCTGTGAAGACTCAACACTGCTTAACTGGGGTTGCAGAATGTTCTAGAGATGGAAATAACCAGCTATTACAATTACAAAACAATTGccaaagtcagaattctgagaataaagtcagaaagtgggaatctcactttaaagtgagaattccgactttattctcagaatacTTTCAAGTCAgaatttcccccccaaaagaaaacGTTACATATTTCTTACCCCTataaaaagtcacactttAGAGTgagaattctcactttaaagtcagaattctgaggaaaaaaaacgaaattataaactttaaagtcagaattctcactttaaagtcagaattctgagggggaaaaaaactatcAACGAGCACGGTGCCTGTGAAGACTCAATGCTCCAGAATGTTCTAGAGATGTAGATTACCAACTATTAcaattacaaaacaattacCAAGTcaaattctgagaataaagtaaaaaagtgggaattctgacttaactttaactttaacttttaagaaTTCTGACTTTCAAGACTTTCAAGTCttaattccccccccccccccccccccccccaaaaagaaacTTTTACAAATTTCACACACCCTATAAAATGTCATAATGTTTTTAAAGACTTAAAGTCAGAATTGTccctttaaagtcagaaatcTGAGGGGGAAAAGTCACAATCCGgtcacccccactttttttcttcttcactggcAATAATCCTCTTgcataaaaatatgttgtctgGCATGGAACAGATCATACAGTGTTATATGTTAAGTACTAAAGATGCTTTAACAAACAGATGAATAATAGAAAGAGCTCCACCTGAGTGTCATTCTACCTGTACGGGATTGTCCATGAGTGAGATTAGTTTGCTAACTGTTCTTTGACTTTCACCAATTTCAACAACTCCCAAGATTATCCTCAATGGTGCCACAAGCGTTTTCACTCCATTTTTTCATCATGTTGAATCAAAATGGAATGTGAAGGCCATCTTCAGATGCCATGATAAATTCCTGACTGAGTTCCTCTTGAATTCTGTCTTCCAGataaaattgtaattgtgACTGTTGCAACTAAGGAGACTGATGGATTCAAGCGTTTCATGAGAtcagcaaaacattttaattatacCGTCAAGGTAGGACACCACAAATCGGACACTGTTATACTTTTCTATAGTAGCTTGGTGTCTTAACactatttgtgtgtttacagGTCCTTGGTCGGGATCAAAAATGGAAAGGAGGTGACGACATGTCCCCTGGGGGTGGTCAGAAAGTACGAATTCTTAAAGCTGCCCTGGAGACAATGAAGGATGAGGATaaaatcattgtttttgttgacaggTAATGTGTCTTTACTTGAATAATAACTGTGTCCTCTTGAagcatttccttctttttggaAGTAAATGGATACTTTGGTTGAATTCCAAACTGTAAGACCTGTTTACTGTATTCTGCATACTGCTAGCATTGTTGTCAAGGTAACCTCAGAGAAGGAGAAACTCTTTTTCTGGGTCACCACTCCTGTGTCTGGATTGTAACTTTCCTTCTTGTGTTCCACAGCTATGATGTGATTTTCGCATCAGGTCCGAAAGAGCTGCTAAAGAAGTTTGTGCAGGCTAAACACAAGGTGGTGTTCTCCTCTGAGACCCTGATCTGGCCCAACAGACACTTGGAGGACAAACATCCACACGTTCAGGAGGGCAACAGGTTTCTCGGCTCAGGCGGTAGGcatcactattttttttttaaattttgtttttcattcataGGAAATCATTTTGGATGATCACGAGTTCAGGATTTCTGTCTGAGCTTTGATGATTGTTTTAGCAGAACATGTAGTTGTCATGTGGTGTATTCACAGCTGGAGGGGTTTCTTTgtaggaaaacattttttatgagcacaaaaaaaggcaaaccTGGTCGTGATAATGAGCCCCGGCAGTTTCAGGCTGCTTGTATGCAAGTTAGGGCGCCTCTTTACACTAGTTTATGTTACCACCCTCAGGCTTTATTGGCTACCTTCCCAACATCAAGGAAATGCTTGCTGAGTGGGCGGGAGAAGACAACGACAGTGATCAGCTGTTTTTCACCAAGATTTATATCAACCCTGAGAAAAGAGTAAGAAATGTCctgcttgtctttttttcctttttgggttgttatattattttatatgacCGCAGAAAATGTCATCAATTAATAAAGCATCTATGactgcttttgttgttgttgtagaaATCCGTAAATATCACACTGGACAGCACATGCAGATTGTTTCAAAACCTTCATGGAGCTCTTGGTGAGTGAATGACTTTTATTGTCCAACTGTGGTCAAACCTTTTTTAACTTCTTGCTGTGTGGTGCACACGGCACACTCTGCTGTTTACTGAATGCAGCtgttgtgttaaaaatgttaagTGCACTCTTCCAATaacacgttttctttttttctgcctttctCAGTTGTGTCCTTTATAATGTGAAACATCACTTTTTCTGACTGTACACATACAAACCATATTTTATGTATATTACATGTTGAGCAAAATTAAGTTAGTGTAAAAGAAAATTGCATAATTacaggggtgggggggcatcacatcaagattatctattttatttgagaTGAATTGTACAAGAAGCCTTCATCATTTTGAATGGTGGCTGCCACGTTCAAGGTTCACAACATCAAAAGTTAAATCGCTGAAAGTTATTCATCAACCTGTTTACTCCCTAATCCCGGATCAAGAATTATATACAATTCAGGCTTTATTAGTCAGGGACAGCATGTTTAAACTTGAGCTGTGCGCCTCAGTTTctactgctttttttcccaagtAAGGAATTTGTTAGTTGAAGTGAGGCTTGCAACTGAATCAAAGTGTTCTGTCTGCCAAATGGAAACAGGACTTTCAACTCCATTTGCTTGAATAGAGTGCCAGAACACAGCGCAGTACATAAATCAAGACTCCACTAGTCAATGTTAAGCGATTTGTGTGTACTGTATTTCCAGATGAAGTGGTGCTAAAATTTGAAGATCGACAAGTCCGGGCCAGAAATTTGCTGTACGATACACTACCGGTCATCATCCATGGGAACGGACCGACCAAGGTACCGACTTTAAGCCGTCGTGTCATTCAGAATAATGTGGCAAACACAAAGAAGCAAACCTCTCTGTTACTTCTctctggtaaaaaaaaaaaaatgttgatatgtATCATCCTGtgcaatatgtttttttttttttaaaaagtggatAAATTTGATCCACAATCTTGTTAAATTCACTTTTGAAGGATTTTGGTTACTTTCCTACTAATATGATATTCATCGGTGAATGAGATAACCTAAAAGAAGACTTTGCCTTCTAGCTTCAGCTCAACTATCTCGGCAACTACATACCAAACGCATGGACATTTGAGATGGGCTGCACAGTGTGTCATGACGATCTCCTCCCACTCGAGAATCTTAAGGTTAGTCGAGGTTCGAAACAACATTGTCTTCCAATGTAAGCAATTAAATCTTGATAATGTTCTGTTTGTTGCGTGTGTTCAATAAATGCTTTCTTCCCCTCAGGAAAATGAATATCCTTTGGTGATGATGGGTATCTTCATTCAGCAGCCCACCCCGTTATCAGTGTGTTTTTGAACGCCTGCTGAAGCTTCAGTATCCTAAGAATAGACTCAAGCTTCTTCATTTCAACAAGGTAACGGGGCATACGCTTTAGATTTTGCTCTCCTAATCAGTTAATGCTACCAAAATGTTGATCGAATGAACGCATACTgtcatatgtttttttttccatttttatttgttccaAATTGTAATGCACAAATGTTGCCTCCTGCTCTATACTTGAATAATatctttcatttttctgcTCAAGGAACCTCATCACGAGCGTGAGGTCGGCTCTTTCCTGCACGACCACGGAAGTCTTTACCTGGATATCACATATATTGAGCCCAAACATGAGATAGATGGCACAACTGCACGCAACAAGGGCTTGTGAGTGTCAAGAGCTAAACAAAAGTGACATGGGAAcaaaatttactttttttcccccctgtatTTTAGCAATATGTGCAGGAAGGAGAAGGACTGCGACTATTTCTTCAGCTTGGACGCTGAGGTTGCTTTGACGAATGAGAACACACTCAAAATTCTCATCGAGCAAAACCTGCAAGTATAATTATCGAATATTAATTATGATCACCTCACTCTGTATGCAATAGTTTTCTTTATCTATATATTTAGGTTGATTGTCGTTACTATAACAACCTTAAATACTCGTTAGGCCTATCGTGGCGCCATTGTTGATGCGAATTGGCCGACTTTGGAGCAACTTCTGGGGAGCCCTGAGCGCAGATGGCTACTACGCCAGGTCTGAGGACTACGTGGACCTGGTGCAAGGACACAGGGTGTAAGATGCTTAAATGTCGATGAGGTTAAATATTCCGATGAACACTTGGTGCTGTGAATGATCCAAGACGCTCGCTTGTGTTTGCAGGGGAATATGGAACGTTCCATATATAACCAGCGTGTACTTGATGAAGGCCAGCCTCCTCCGCTCGGAGCTTTCAGACGATGATCTATTTCATTCAAATCCCATGGACCCTGACATGGCCTTCTGCCAACATGTTCGGGACAAggtaaatgaaatataaggAGCATATTTAGCTCCTTggaatgatttgttttgaaaaaaaatccaagattTTATATCATTTGCATTCAGAACATTAATGGCTTTGCCTTCCTTGTCAGGGAGTCTTCATGTATGTAACCAACATGGAGACTTTTGGACGCATCCTATCAACAGAAAACTATCAGACCAGTCATCTGCATAATGATCTGTGGCAGATCTTTGAAAATCCCGAGGTGAGAATTCATCAGCGGAACCTGATTGGTGTATACTGGACAGTTTTACTACCTTTGGAAATGAGTTCAAGTTGTTTTGGTTATACAATTGTACAGTTGCTGAAAATGATGTTTTGGGCTGATTTCAGGACTGGCAGGAGCGCTACATTCATGAGAACTACACTCAAATCATGAGAGGAAAAATGGTTGAAACTGTGAGTTAACGTACAGTTGCCTTCtcagttctttattttttgtcttctccaCATCTTCATTTCGAGAAAAGTACTTTCTGTTTATATTATGCTTGCAATTGGTGTATGTATGTTCAAATACTTTGATAGTCTGTAtaaagtgtgtgttttaatattATGCTTGCAATTGGTGTATGTATGTTCAAATACTTTGATAGTCTGTAtaaagtgtgtgttttaataCGTCTCCCCATATTGCACAATTGTACCTCTTTCTGTTCCCCAGCCTTGCCCAGATGTATACTGGTTCCCAGTTTTCAGCGACGTTGCCTGCAACCACCTGATTGAAGAAATGGAACACTTTGGGAAGTGGTCAGGAGGCGGTAATACGGTAATGTCATCATCTTTTGTGTCAATAATTGAATCTCTAAGCGTTTGTTTTCCCTCTCTTAGTGTGAGTGAATAATCATTTATAACTAGGCATAAGAAATAACGTTTCCCTCTGTGATTATTGTTGCACTGCCAGGACGATCGAATCCAAGGCGGCTACGAGAATGTCCCCACTATTGACATTCACCTGAAGCAAATCAACTTTGATAAGGAATGGCGCCAGTTCTTGGTGGATTTCATTGCTCCCATAACAGAACAAATGTATCCTGGTTACCAAACCAAGGTAAGATCTCTGTCATTTATGACGGATTAAAAGTGTTCAATGCTACCTGAGAGCTACAACGGGAGGGAGCTTTGTAGTACCACAAATCCAGGAAATTGGATTTTGAGAAGGCTGCTGTCTGGATTCCAGAGCATTACAATCCAACTGCAGAGATTGAAAGGGAAGGTTGGCTGACATACGTACAACTGTGAAGGCTACTCACGAAGAATGTGACAAACAATGGTGGTCTACCAACCATGGGTTACGCTTTTGTAACCGGAAAATATAATTGTCGGACAAGCTAATGTTTGTGCAGCCAGTAGCTCCTGAAAATCAAGGACAGATGAGTCAGACTTTCTCAGGTCTTTGTTCACACTTATCTGTCAATATGTTAATACTATGTGTGATACTGTAAGTAGGACTGGTATCGCGGCTTGGTATCGGTGAGTACTCAAGTAAATACTTACAATGGTGTCTGTCTGACAAAAGCGGATCCAAagcttgcttgcttgtttCTGTCTTCCAATTTTGGCTTCCCTCAGTATAAGTATACAAaaaatttatttgatcaaaGTTCCCTAGCCAGCAGCAATCAactttgatttttgaaaacttcctgtttttgttttttttcaaccttaaTTCCTAGAAGGTTTCCAACTTTCAAACTTAGCCAGAATTCCGCAAGCTTATTGGGTCCCTCcactttgttattgttgttgacAAAACATGTGTTCTTCCAGTGCGCTACTCCCTTGAACTTCGTGGTCAGGTACAAACCTGACGAGCAGCCGCTGCTCGAGCCTCACCATGACGCTTCCACATTCACTATAAATATAGCTCTCAACAGCAAAGAGGTTGACTACCAGGTAAATGGGGAAGGAGCTCGCAGAAATAGAAGCCTCGGGAACTGACGATGCGGGTGCACCCAtctctgcttcttcttctccatctGTGGGCCTGATTGCTGGATGCGGAAGCAGGCTTGAAGCTTGCTTTGAGCAAGAGTTGCGCCGGCCGGCGCTCGTACGGCCACACGCTCTCCTGGTGTGGCCA includes:
- the LOC119116064 gene encoding polyhomeotic-like protein 2, with amino-acid sequence MTAGNGNTNSSRHRGESKPAQAVVKSHILTHLIEGFVIQEGAEPFPVERPSFSVDCLRRHTSDSRMTGLPPKDLKARQEPMLTCELCGKVDFAYVFKRSKRFCSTSCAKRYNVGCTKRIGLFPNRKSTLEDMKKQKGHNENHKNSSLEFKDKTSSCGRTSSSHVTQPAQGEASQCSDLSGYKQDQWGPSAQGIDVPRDPSQWNVDDVYVFICSLPGCLEIAEGFRSQEIDGQALLLLKEDHLVGAMNIKLGPALKIAAHIGMLKDL
- the kiaa2013 gene encoding uncharacterized protein KIAA2013 homolog produces the protein MWLQQRLKGLPSLLSSSWARRLLIGLLVFLIFYWYLGAERRWRIFSGSDVPGGVAGQCLQAEIHRWKSLVERGEGLYSTPQEQLDTPFISGNGHILIDTDSNKLWVASSSRPGSAPVHQTEFSPIAKVHFDGKQTEARASMMWFRKGSVLSVRCASPVASRDCVTIREEFIAHRSRHNVYLQRIHINNPSDKLNTFAISYNANVNHGGKFSTSVDKVDDKEIVLSSGRVPLEKNRMMLVVVVTKKLNSRIQVFAKSEYTENIISVVRTSEPIEPSKLEETFASLRDGAKIELGELLRSTVDDLVIDHQQAWMDLFISGVEMRKITDSHTPSSRTVNTTLYYILSSSTAPLLERKLSNEARARLESSLNYADHCFSGHATMHAENLWPERLSSTAQILQLVTLWTLTLQKRGCKALVAAGAHGAMQGMALSFGGLQFTENHLQFQADPDVLHNSYALRGIHYNKDVINLAVLLDAEGKPFLHVSVKPQDKPVKLYACEAGCLNEPVELTSEVKGHTFPVMVTQPITPLLYISTDLRHLQDLRHTLHLKAILDHEEHMANRYPGLPFIFWFSVASLITLFHLFLFKLIYNEYCGPGAKPLFRSKV
- the plod1a gene encoding LOW QUALITY PROTEIN: procollagen-lysine,2-oxoglutarate 5-dioxygenase 1 (The sequence of the model RefSeq protein was modified relative to this genomic sequence to represent the inferred CDS: inserted 2 bases in 1 codon), whose amino-acid sequence is MKLCHLLFLVLLLISLGPLRDCEEQQDREDKIVIVTVATKETDGFKRFMRSAKHFNYTVKVLGRDQKWKGGDDMSPGGGQKVRILKAALETMKDEDKIIVFVDSYDVIFASGPKELLKKFVQAKHKVVFSSETLIWPNRHLEDKHPHVQEGNRFLGSGGFIGYLPNIKEMLAEWAGEDNDSDQLFFTKIYINPEKRKSVNITLDSTCRLFQNLHGALDEVVLKFEDRQVRARNLLYDTLPVIIHGNGPTKLQLNYLGNYIPNAWTFEMGCTVCHDDLLPLENLKENEYPLVMMGIFIQQPTPLXQCVFERLLKLQYPKNRLKLLHFNKEPHHEREVGSFLHDHGSLYLDITYIEPKHEIDGTTARNKGFNMCRKEKDCDYFFSLDAEVALTNENTLKILIEQNLPIVAPLLMRIGRLWSNFWGALSADGYYARSEDYVDLVQGHRVGIWNVPYITSVYLMKASLLRSELSDDDLFHSNPMDPDMAFCQHVRDKGVFMYVTNMETFGRILSTENYQTSHLHNDLWQIFENPEDWQERYIHENYTQIMRGKMVETPCPDVYWFPVFSDVACNHLIEEMEHFGKWSGGGNTDDRIQGGYENVPTIDIHLKQINFDKEWRQFLVDFIAPITEQMYPGYQTKVDLNLAFVVRYKPDEQPLLRPHHDSSTFTINIALNQRGPDYEGGGCRFIRYDCAVEAPRKGWAIMHPGRLTHYHEGLPTTSGVRYIAVSFVDP